The following are encoded together in the Natator depressus isolate rNatDep1 chromosome 10, rNatDep2.hap1, whole genome shotgun sequence genome:
- the SLC5A11 gene encoding sodium/myo-inositol cotransporter 2 has translation METPGSTPPSVTPNWNTFPQQILEAVDIVVLVLYFVFVLAVGLWSMWKTKRSSVKGYFLAGGKMVWWPVGASLFASNVGSGHFIGLAGSGAASGIAATAYEWNGMFCVLVLAWLFLPIYIAAGVTTMPEYLQKRFGGKRIQIFLAILYLFIYIFTKISVDMYAGALFIQQALRWDLYVAVIGLLAITAVYTVAGGLAAVIYTDTLQTVIMLAGGLILMGFSFVKIGGLGSLQAKYFKAIASSHKGNSSCGLPREDAFHIFRDPVTSDLPWPGVLIGMTIPSLWYWCTDQVIVQRSLAAKNLCHAKGGSLLASYLKILPLFMMVMPGMISRVLFPDLVACADPEICQKICGNPSGCSDIAYPKLVIELLPLGLRGLMMSVMISALMSSLTSIFNSSSTIFTMDLWRHFRPRSSEWELMLVGRVFVLLLVVVSILWIPLVQASQGGQLFIYIQTISSYLQPPVAMVFILGCFWKRTNEKGAFWGLLTGMLLGFIRLVLDFLYPQPQCGEPEHRPAVVRYVHYLYFSMILSVITTVTVVVVSLCTEPPSEEMISHLTWFTRWDRPAKKHPAVSTSPDSGSGICKSEGPPAQLDISVVPENISNDNTSVTGTQKGSKLMRVFLWLCGMESKQEHPPENTAPTSPECALASLDEQPLVKHILNINLILCICAGIFLWGYFA, from the exons ATGGAGACCCCTGGTAGCACTCCGCCCTCCGTCACTCCCAACTGGAACACATTTCCCCAACAGATCTTGGAGGCTGTGGACATTGTCGTTCTTGTTCTGTACTTTGTATTCGTCCTGGCTGTTGGATTGTGG TCCATGTGGAAGACAAAGCGAAGCTCGGTGAAGGGCTATTTCCTGGCTGGAGGAAAGATGGTTTGGTGGCCT GTGGGTGCGTCCCTGTTTGCTAGTAATGTTGGGAGTGGGCATTTCATAGGCCTGGCTGGATCAGGGGCAGCGTCAGGAATTGCTGCTACAGCGTATGAGTGGAAC GGAATGTTTTGTGTTTTGGTGCTGGCCTGGCTATTTCTTCCTATTTACATAGCAGCTGGG GTTACAACCATGCCCGAGTACTTACAGAAACGCTTTGGTGGCAAAAGAATACAGATATTCCTGGCAATTCTCTATTTGTTTATCTATATATTCACCAAAATATCA GTTGATATGTATGCTGGGGCCCTGTTCATTCAGCAAGCCTTACGCTGGGACCTCTATGTTGCTGTCATTGGTCTTCTGGCAATCACTGCTGTTTACACTGTTGCAG GTGGCCTGGCAGCTGTGATTTACACAGACACTCTGCAGACTGTCATCATGCTGGCTGGGGGATTAATTCTCATGGGGTTCA GCTTTGTTAAAATTGGTGGGCTTGGAAGTTTGCAGGCCAAATACTTTAAAGCCATTGCTAGTAGCCACAAAGGAAACAGTAGCTGTGGCTTACCAAGAGAAGATGCCTTCCACATTTTCCGAGACCCTGTCACCTCTGACCTTCCCTGGCCAGGAGTTCTGATTGGAATGACCATCCCATCTCTGTGGTACTGGTGTACAGATCAG GTCATTGTTCAAAGGTCCCTTGCAGCTAAAAACCTTTGTCATGCCAAAGGAGGTTCGTTGTTGGCCTcctatctgaaaattttgcctctCTTCATGATGGTGATGCCAGGCATGATCAGCCGGGTTCTCTTCCCAG ATCTGGTGGCCTGTGCAGACCcagaaatctgtcagaaaatctGTGGCAACCCATCTGGCTGTTCCGATATTGCTTACCCCAAACTGGTCATAGAACTGCTGCCCCTAG GGCTCAGGGGCCTCATGATGTCGGTGATGATTTCAGCACTTATGTCCTCCCTGACTTCCATCTTTAACAGCTCCAGCACCATATTTACCATGGATCTCTGGCGGCACTTCCGGCCCCGTTCTTCTGAGTGGGAACTTATGCTTGTTGGCAG GGTGTTTGTGCTTCTGCTCGTGGTGGTGTCCATTCTGTGGATCCCACTGGTGCAGGCCAGCCAAGGGGGGCAGCTATTCATTTACATCCAGACAATCAGCTCCTACCTACAGCCCCCGGTGGCCATGGTTTTCATCCTGGGCTGTTTCTGGAAGAGAACGAATGAAAAG GGTGCGTTCTGGGGCCTGCTGACTGGCATGCTGCTGGGCTTCATCCGGCTGGTGCTGGACTTTCTCTACCCGCAGCCCCAGTGCGGGGAGCCAGAGCACCGGCCAGCCGTGGTGAGATACGTGCACTACTTGTACTTCTCAATGATCCTCAGTGTCATCACGACTGTCACTGTGGTGGTCGTGAGCCTGTGCACAGAACCTCCCTCGGAAGAAATG ATCAGTCATCTCACCTGGTTCACACGCTGGGATCGACCAGCCAAGAAACACCCAGCGGTCAGTACTTCTCCTGATTCTGGAAGTGGCATATGTAAGTCTGAGGGTCCACCTGCCCAGCTTGATATTAGCGTTGTTCCTGAAAATATCTCCAATGACAATACAA GTGTGACTGGTACTCAAAAAGGGTCTAAACTGATGAGAGTCTTCTTGTGGCTCTGTGGGATGGAGAGCAAACAAGAACATCCTCCTGAGAACACAGCGCCTACCAGCCCTGAATGCGCTTTGGCTTCACTGGATGAGCAGCCTTTGGTGAAACACATTCTGAACATCAACTTGATACTATGCATATGTGCCGGCATCTTTCTCTGGGGCTACTTTGCATAG